TTGTCCCGGACAAATCGCAATATCTTTTCAGGCAACAAGCACGGCAGCTTCTCAATGATTACTGTTAACGACCAAGCATGATGACCGAGTAATAGAACAGGGATAGTGGCTGTCGGTAGATGACTTCTGACGTCTCGTTGGGTGAACTGTTATTTGCCAAGAAGCTACCCCAAATGCGTCGATGATTGTCAGCCAATAAACTCATGTTAGACGCATGTAGATCCCCAAGGGTTTATGCAGCTGAAAGGGGGATCGAGTTGAGGATTTTGTTCCAAACCATCATCAGGTATTTTGGGCCTTTTCTCGAAAACACCATATGCCCGTCAAGTGCATTGCCGACCCCCCTTTCCCATGCCCAAGAAAAACTCTACCATCACCATGAGTTTCTTTCTTCGCAAGACCAAGTTCAAATATGCCTCACACCTGGACAACCATAGCATTCGGCTTGTGCGATTTCTCAAGCCAGGATGGACACAGCGAACAGCGGAGTTGAGTCTCGAGCTAAGCATCTGGCAACTCCAAGATTCCGACAGGCTTGGCTATCACGCGCTCTCGTATACCTGGGGGCCACCCGAAGGGGACGGTAGTTACAGCTCTTCCGACATGCGCCCAATTCTACTCAACGGCAGGAAATTTCAGGTCTATCCCAACTTGCACGATGCTCTTGTCCAGCTTCAAAACTCTCTCGTCACTGAGTATCACTGGATTGATGCCATCCGCATCAACCAGGAAGACGAACGTGAAAAAGCAGCTCAAGTATCCATGATGGCTCATATCTATTTCTCGGCCACTCAAGTCAATGTCTGGGTTGGAAGAAGTAACGAAGACACACCCATGGTCAAGGCTCTGATCGGGAACTTGGCAATGTATATTGACAATGTATTGGCCATCGAGGGAGACCTGGATCCCCTACTCGAGAGAAAGGTGAAACAACTTGGACTCCCATCCTTGACCAGGGAGAATTGGCTACCATTGGTGAAATTCTACTTTCTAAATTGGTTCAGGCGATCGTGGGTTATACAGGAAGTGGCACTGGCAAGGAATGTTCGTATTGTCATGGGCGACAAGGGGTACATCACTTGGGGGGACCTCAGAGATGCAAATGGCATCATGAACCGACTCGGATTCTACCCAGGCGGCTTGACCGAGATGCAGCAGGGACTGGGAGATGAATGGACGTTTCCCGCAATTGGTTATccggccgagatgatcatGGCCAATGGCTTGTGCAAGTCTTGAGATCTTAACGAACCCGAGTACCCATTTCTGCTACCTCAAATCGAGATTCTCACCGGCTCCGACTCATGGAGAAGAGGCACGGCCCCGATGCTGGCGCACCTCCTGATGAGATGCCGGCGGGCTCACGCTTCTGATCAGCGAGACAAGGTGTACTCACTACTGGGTATAGCCAAGTTTGCAGCCACCGTCAAGGGGGCTCCCGCAACTTGCATAGAGGTTGACTACACAGATTCCTCGACGCCGGGGACGGTTTTCACAAAGGCAACAACCTTCATTCTCGAAGAATGCAATCATCTGGCCTTCATTTCCCTTTCAAGCCTAATTACATGCAAGTATGGCGAGAATCTCGAGCTGACGCCGGATTTGCCGTCTTGGGTCCCTGACTTCTCGACTTCAGCCCAGCATGCAGCCACCATGCCCCTGATCTGTTACTCAAAACACTATGAATTCGACGCTTCCTGGTATCATGAGCTTGGATCTCTGGGCCTGCGCATCGATGGTCCCGAGCTTCATGTCAAAGCCGTTCGAGTAGGGACGTTGTCAGTTGTTTCGGCTTCCGTTACTGAGGCTTTCATGCGTACCTGGGAATTTGAGTCATTCGCTGCGCTTCTCCTGCAATGCCCCCAGCGTTACACTCCTACAGGCGAGCTGGCTGTCGAGGCCTTTTGGCGCACTCTCATTTTCGACACAGAGACGCACGGCGCACACCCAGCGAGCCCGGAACTAGGCAGTGCCTTTGGATGCTGGGTCCTTCTGATAATACTCTATTATGTGGAACACTCTGATCTTCCCGGATACGGTTGTGAAGCGACCATTCGATGCATGAAGCACTACAAAGCTCTCGCCGACCGGGACGCAGATGTTGCGGGTGACATGCTACCCGATTTTGATCGGCTACGAGACACGCTACGCCGGCTGGGCCTTATTAGAAACGCAGAAGGGAAGCTGGTAGTCGATTTACCGGATGAAGAAAACCGCAGGATTAAACGATTGGGCCATTCCTTCGGGTCTCTAGTGAGCGTCTTTGGGTATCTCCGGCGTTTCTTCCTGACAGAAGAGGGTCACATGGGGATGGGCGGTCTCGCAGTGGAGGAGAATGACAGTGTGTGGGTTATTTCATCCTGTCCTGTACCTTTGGTTCTAAGACGTCGGGAGGATGGCTCGTATCAGTTGATAGGAGATAGTTATGTGCACGGAATTATGCATGGCGAAGCAGTCAAGAGCGCCAGGTGGGAAGATGTATGTATTACTTAGCTTAGACGACATTCGACGCTACTTTATCGGACATAATTTCTGCATCatgggggaggagggggataATCAATACTATAATGATTACTTTGGGTTCCTAGAGCTTGTAGATACCTAGCTAGCTCAATAATCATCTATGAACCTGAGGATAGTACTTCGCAAATACAACATGGTATCTCTCCAAATTAAAAGTCTGTGCTAAACGAGATGGCCTTTGTCTTCTCCGCAGTCTCAGACAACTTCTGGATCTTTGCCTGAAGCATACCGTGACAGTCAGATCCCAAAGGAACTCGCAACTGATCCTCCAAACCAACAGCCATTCCTGTTCCCGTAACGACCTCATAGATACGTTCAACTCCCTTCTGAGGATCACCAGGCTGATTTCCGTGCATACCCTTGAGCATGTTCCCAATGTCGAGGTATCCTTCCCGGTTCGTGCTAACATTCTTCCCCTCTGAAGTGGACTTGAGAAAGTCGGTTCTGAAGATCCCCGGCTCGATGATGTGAACTCTGATTCCCAGGGGCTTTAGCTCCTCATACATGCTTTCGCTCAAGCCTTCTACGGCAAACTTGGAGGCTGCGTAGATGGGAGCGCCTTGGCCTGCGAGAATGCCAACACCACTCGAGATTTGCAAGATGACACCCGAACCCTGAGTCCTCATGTGCGGAATGACAGCCTTTGTGAAGTTGAAGAGTCCAAAAAAGTTGACGTCAAACTGATAGCGGACCTCTTTTTCGGTAACTTCTTCGACTGCACCCATATGGCCGAAGCCGGCATTGTTGACAAGGACATCGATGCGACCATGTTTGGATACGGCCGAGTTGATGACAGCCTCGATCTCGGTGGGAGAACTTGTCACCTGAACCTGGATGAGGTCTGCGTTTGGAGAGTCGCGAAGAGACTGAGGAAACTTTGAAAGACTCCGGGCTGTGGCGACGACTGTGTGGCCTTTTGAGAGAGCCAGCtgcgagaggaggaggccaaagCCTGAATTGGCCCCGGTGATGAACCAGACGAGATTCTTGGACGACATTGCAAAGATTAGTGAAGGTGGTTGTTGTTATTGATGTGATTGTTGGTTTTATGGATGAtgtggtggttgttgttcCTTAAAACAACAGCTGGATGGACGGTCTTTATAGAATTCGTGGCCTAAACAATAACTTTAGCATCTAGTATCTGCCGCGCTCCTAAGTCCGCTTTAACAACGTTGCAAAGGCACCCAGGGCATGTCTTGTTCATATCTCCGGTTCTTGTAGATGATTGGTGAGTTGCTGAAGAGATGCATGCCAAGCCACACCCCAAATCAACCAACTCCGCCCTGGCCAGCATTTTCCCGCCCTCACTCGGCCGACGCCAAGGCTGCGTAAGCACCTGCTTACCAACCTGTCCAAAATTCCCGACACGCCTTATCTTTCGCCGTCCTGTGTCGGGCAAGGACGCAGCTCATTTCGTGAGGCGGCTATCCTTAGTCTAACACTCTCATCATGAGCGACCAATCCCAAGTCGATGTCGGACACAAGCGTGGCCGGAGAGTCACGGCGTGCATAGAGTGTcgcaagaggaagaagaaatgTGACCGTCGGTGGCCATGCAACTACTGCCGGAGACGACAGTCGGCCCATGAATGCAAATATGAGAGCAAGGTAGCTCCAGGGTCGAACGAGCCTGCTGCAGACCAAGTCACGCATAGTTCCATGCAAGGGCATGTTTCTGTCGGTGGCTCTGCAGAAGCTTCCGCTGCCGTTATATCCCTCGGGTACATGGACGACCCAGTGCTCAACATGATTGCAGTATGTACCTGTCTGAGTCCCGGCCGGGCGAAACCACTAACACTCGAGTCAAGAGCACGGCTCAGGCAAACGACACAGCAAAATCGCTGGAGCTGTCAGGTCCAGTAGTTCAAGCCTCTCGTGCCGTTCCTCCACGTCCATATGCCGATATGCTCGTGCAGAGCTTCTTTGATAACGTCAACCACCATTACTGCATTCTCTATCAGCCATCCTTCCAGGCCTCTTACGAAGCCTGGTGGTCACGCCGTCGAGATATCTCATATCTCTGCGCCATGACGGCCATTGCTTTTACCAGCTTGATCCTACGTGTCTGCTCCAATGCAATCCAGTTTCTACCGAAAGATGGACAAGATAGACTAGAGTCCGAGCTCGGAGAATCCGCAACCGATCTCAGCCAGCTCTATCACGAGGCCGCAAATTCATTGAGCGACCTTCTCCCCCCGGGCGTGGCAGGGCTCGTCAATGCTCAGCAGCTCTTTCTTGGGGCAACTTGGTTAAAGGCTGAGGCGAACTTCCTTGAATCGTGGCACATGCTGGCGCGGTCAGTAAGACAGGCACAAGAGATTGGTGAGTTTAATTTTGGTATACCCGGTTGATCAGTGAGTAGGTGGTAACGATAAGACACCTAGGCATCGATACCGATAAGTCAACACCCGACATGACGGGATACGAGCTAGATTCACGAAGGCGGCTGTGGTGCGCTCTGGACACTTGGGATAGGTAAGAATACCACTTGTCTGACCACACCCAGATCGAGTCATATTCACTTTGTAGATTTATGACAGCTGTCTTCAACCGACCTCGCATCATAGGTTCCGATAACTCTGTGCCATATCCTAGCACTACTCTCAGCCTCTCTGGCGTTAGCTCGGATGTCCCTTCAGCAGCACTGGCCAAGGTTCTCGAGAACCAGCTCGGAAGGGTTCTATCGGGAACCAAGCCAGGAAATCGCTCTCTGGAAGAGAGCCTTGCAACAGTCGAAAGCTGGATGTCTACCCTTCCACCTGTGTTCAGTCTGCTTGCCCCTGAAAAGCGATGGGATGAAGATGCTCCCTGGCTGCGGTTCCAGCGGCTGCAGTTGCATTGTGTCGGATACATGACCCAGCTGGCCCTCATGAAGGCGGCATTGGCAGTTGAGCCCCAGCAGCAAAACTACGTTGAGAAAGCTACGGATATCGGCATATTGGCTATGCGTGTTTGTCAAGAATTCTTCGACCTCTGCTTTCCGCCACAGGCCAAGTATTTCATGGTCTCGTTCTGCCCGTTTGATGTTGCGGCGTTCCTATGCTCGCTACTCCTCAGAGACGGGAACAGGATATTGTCGAAGAGAGGTGAAATGGTGAATGCGATTGGCTCCGCGCTTTCGATATCCTTCCGACTACGAGACTATACCAAGATGGGAGAATCGACATGGGCCATACTCAACGCCTTGGTGTCACGACTCCAACTAGAGCCGGGTGAGAATGAGGCGCTGGGAAATTTGGTGAGAGCTCACAAATTAGATGACGGAGAATTAGAGTCAATGCCCAGGGGTCAAGTGCTTCCGAGTGAGGGAGTTACTGTCTCCTTGAGTCAATGGCAGAACCAAAACGTCTTTTTTGGTGAAACCGAGGGAAGTCTTGATCTAGGGGTCTTGGATGGAGTCTGGGACTGGCAAAGTCTGTCGAATGAGTTTAACCTATAGCGTGATTGAGAAAATCTGGTATGCTTTCAGTTATCAGTGGTATAGGGTGAGTTTTCCGGGTAAAAAGACGCGTCAAAGGTCCCAGCAGATACAGAGGGATGGATGGTCTGTCTGCCTTGAAGTGGGTAGCGGGCGGGCGTGGCTGCGGGCGCTGCCGTAGCCTTGCGATACTGCTAGCAGCGAGGTTAATTCGACAGATGGGTAGTACAAAAGTACACCTGAGGGGAAATTAAGTCGGGAATCTATTGTTTCAGCCATATAGTGAGCTCCCTACTctaatgtgttctttatcatagttgaagcccggccctcgatgggataactgagtCAGAAGACCAAGATCCCTACTCGTACAAACACCTTGCTTGGCGTCAAGGATAGTGATGCCGATTGCGGGGCAGACACTCCTGGGTTTTATGAAGTGTGTGTTGAGTCGGGTGTACAGAGAGAGCCAAGGCGGCACTTTGGCTCTGTTTTTGCTATATTTAGGAGCCGAGAGCAGAGTCGGGCCCGACCGAGACAGAAGGGCTGGTGGCGCTTCCCTGAACTATTCTTCATCAAGACTTATTTTGCGTTGGTCAGGGTCCTCGAGTTTCGCATTGTTGGTTGTTGTCAGCACTGGTAGGGTACTTTGGGATCCAGGCCTCCGTTACCTGCATGTCAGATTCACCGCCGCCAAGTATGGTTATTTTTTTCTGCCGAGATGGGCTCCATTTACCGCCACACCATGCCTCGGTCCATGCGGGTGGGACAAGCTAACCGTCGCCTGCCAAGGATCGACTCTTTGGCGGCTTCCTCTTGTCGCTGTCTCTGCCGAGTGAGAGTCAGAGACCTGGCGCAGATCTGCAGAGTGATTACCCACATCTACATACGCATCTACGGAGACAGTCACACGTGCAAGTGTAGAGTCACCGAGTCGACACTGAGATTTAAGGACTGCCCTTGCCGGGCCCAGGCCCGACGCAGCCCTCATCATGCAGGATTTTACATGTCCAATCATGCTGCCGATGCATCTCACCAAAGTACAATTTGCTGTACTGCGCCCTAATGTGATGTGGAAACCGCTCGTGCGCCGATCTATGGTTAATAAACAGCACATGATTGTCCAAGAGTACAGACACGTACCATGCACATATGCAGAGAGCGGCCAGGCAGGTGGGGGTTTCACATGAAGCTTGTGTGGACGCCTCTTGGCTGCAGTCAGCTTCCAGCTGAAAAACGGTTGACCGGGGCCAACGTTGAAGAGACAGCTACTCCAGGCAGAAAAAAtggctaaaaaaaaaaaaagatgtCACTCTGTTAGAATGGGGATCTCATGCTATGAAGTGTTGAtattgtgttctttgttatgTTGAAGCCCGGCTCTTGATGGGATATCGGAGCCAAGAGAACGTTGAAGAAACAAAATGTTGACAAGAGAACTCACCCTGAAACGACAAATGAGAACATGGACAAGACCATGAACTAAACAATCATCCCCCGCTGGCCCTGGCGCCCGCAGGCGAGACGAGCCCCTGATCCCTCTTGGACATGATTTGCAACGCCACTCAGCCACTCGACGACAGCACTCTCTCGCATCACCAGCCCTCGTACGACCAGGGAATGAGATTGGAATAGTACAGATGCTGTTTACTTGTCCTGCAAACGCCACAAAACCCAGCCCTGTCAGCCCTACCGGGGGGCCTGGTAAACACCACAACGCAGCAGCAATAATAAGCATTGCCGGGGGTCTGGGCTGTGGAGTCGAAACTATCATTGGAGAGACCTGGGGTTGGGCTTGGGAGAGCGCGAAATCCGGCCTAATTAGGAAATCGCGGTTGTGACCAGGTCGAGAGGATGAGCCAGACTCAACCTCAAGTCGACTCTCGACTTCGACTGCGACGAGATTGTTTTATATCCTCGCGCTTCCCGTTCATCTCGTCGAGTCTTGTCCCTTCCCATCACTCACTTCACTCGAGCACACTCGGCTGCGACCTCTCCTTGTTTGATACCATAATATTCATCTctgccttttctttttctgtATTTTGAAGCCTTCTCATTCCGACGACAAAATGGGCCATCCTGGAGGCGCTGGCATCGTTTCTGCCAACACAACATCGGTTCAGGGCGACGGGTCCGGGCTCAAGCTTGTTGCAGGCCCCGACGCCGACTACCAGCAAGCCCATTCccacgacgaggaggagcctgtGATCCAGTTCCCCAAGGTATATTAAACAGAGAATGCTTGAACCTTTGGCCATGGGCTAACAGTGCATATCAGCGCGAGTCAGCTGCTCCGGTAGAGGTATACACTAATACTACTTGACTTGCCAGAGTCGAGTCCTGGCTGACTTTGTCAACAGCTCTTCTACGATCTCTGGTTCGTCGCCAACCTCAATGTCTTTACGACGCTGCACCCCATCACCGACGTTACCAACCTGGGCTCCTTTATCAAATACTTTCTGTAAGACCCTACGGCTACCTAGCAATCACCGTGGCCTTGTGATGGCTCCCCGGCAGCTCGCTGACTGTTGCACCCTAGACTGCTCTGGATTACCTGGCTCATCACTACCGTCTTTGATGTCCGCTtcggccaagatggcgtctTTGAGCGCGTCGCCCGCGCTGCTCACCTCACAGTCATGATTGGTTTCTCGGCCGGCGGCGTCTCTTTCAGCCAGACCAAGCAGCTGCAGCCCATCTTCAAAGTCATGTGTGAGTGAATGAACTGTTAAAACAGAACTTAGAAGCCAAGGTAGATTGGATTGCTAACCAGCCTGTCCTCTCTCGCAGCCCTCTGCCTCATGTGCTCCCGCttcgtcctcgccatccaGTACGGCGTCGTCCTGTTCTATGCCCGCCGCAACCGCCGAAGCCGAAAcaacctcgccctcgccgtgCTGCTGCACCTTGTGCCCGCCTTTATCTACATGGCAGCCACCATTGCTATGGCCAGGGGCAGCGACGCCAAGATCGACTACCTGTGGTGGGCCGTTGCCCTGGGCGAGCTGGCTGCCCTCATGGTACACGCCACTCTGTCCAAGACGGTCAGCTTTAGTGGTACACACCTGACGGAgcgcctcaacctcctcaccctGATTGTCATCGGAGAAGGTATGGTTCATCAACTCTAGGTGCAGCCATTCGTTTGCCGTCCCGGCGAAACTAACTCGCCCTACCcaggcatcatcatcctcgccaagaccatcaccaagattGTGCAGTACACCTATCTCAAGGACCCCACCACGAGCTGGTGTAAGTTTCTCTCCCTATCACCCGAATCACTGCCAGTCCAGCGCTGACGCTTGCCAAAGCCTCTGCCCTCTTTGGCCTCATCGCCTGCGGCGCTGCCATCCTCTACTTTACCTTCCAGCTCTACTTTGACTGGATGGATCACCACAGCCACATGTCTCCGATCAAAACGGCCATTTGGACAGTCCTCCACCTCCCCTACCACATCGCCATTGTTCTCACTGTCGAAGGCAGCGGCCAGTGGATCACGTGGCGACGCACCTACGAGGCTATCAACGaagccctcttctccctgAGTACTGGCTTCGACCAAGGCGTGAGCAGCGGCAAGGGCGGACAGGGCGTATATGATGCGGTGGTCGAGGCCTTGGACAAGAGCTACAAGACGTACACGTTCAGCGCCAAGACCGTGTCTACCATGT
This region of Fusarium keratoplasticum isolate Fu6.1 chromosome 7, whole genome shotgun sequence genomic DNA includes:
- a CDS encoding HET domain-containing protein gives rise to the protein MSFFLRKTKFKYASHLDNHSIRLVRFLKPGWTQRTAELSLELSIWQLQDSDRLGYHALSYTWGPPEGDGSYSSSDMRPILLNGRKFQVYPNLHDALVQLQNSLVTEYHWIDAIRINQEDEREKAAQVSMMAHIYFSATQVNVWVGRSNEDTPMVKALIGNLAMYIDNVLAIEGDLDPLLERKVKQLGLPSLTRENWLPLVKFYFLNWFRRSWVIQEVALARNVRIVMGDKGYITWGDLRDANGIMNRLGFYPGGLTEMQQGLGDEWTFPAIGYPAEMIMANGLCKS
- a CDS encoding Zn(2)-C6 fungal-type domain-containing protein, whose amino-acid sequence is MSDQSQVDVGHKRGRRVTACIECRKRKKKCDRRWPCNYCRRRQSAHECKYESKVAPGSNEPAADQVTHSSMQGHVSVGGSAEASAAVISLGYMDDPVLNMIASTAQANDTAKSLELSGPVVQASRAVPPRPYADMLVQSFFDNVNHHYCILYQPSFQASYEAWWSRRRDISYLCAMTAIAFTSLILRVCSNAIQFLPKDGQDRLESELGESATDLSQLYHEAANSLSDLLPPGVAGLVNAQQLFLGATWLKAEANFLESWHMLARSVRQAQEIGIDTDKSTPDMTGYELDSRRRLWCALDTWDRFMTAVFNRPRIIGSDNSVPYPSTTLSLSGVSSDVPSAALAKVLENQLGRVLSGTKPGNRSLEESLATVESWMSTLPPVFSLLAPEKRWDEDAPWLRFQRLQLHCVGYMTQLALMKAALAVEPQQQNYVEKATDIGILAMRVCQEFFDLCFPPQAKYFMVSFCPFDVAAFLCSLLLRDGNRILSKRGEMVNAIGSALSISFRLRDYTKMGESTWAILNALVSRLQLEPGENEALGNLVRAHKLDDGELESMPRGQVLPSEGVTVSLSQWQNQNVFFGETEGSLDLGVLDGVWDWQSLSNEFNL